The Synergistaceae bacterium genome contains a region encoding:
- a CDS encoding UDP-N-acetylmuramoyl-L-alanyl-D-glutamate--2,6-diaminopimelate ligase — translation MKFSALTAALRQKKFDFSVSNPGGLDPLVSHVFVDSRRVTPGSIFCCIRGEKYDGHDYIPVAAEAGAGALVCESPVETELPAILVKSTREIMGELAAEVYGRPAEKLLMAGVTGTNGKTTTTYVLRSILQAAGIRTGLLGTVVESDGVHERDAERTTPESCDIQRLLASMVKNGCGACVMETSSHGLMIGRLYGCSFDVCILTNLNPEHLDFHKNMENYFQAKRLLFTRYAKKKAVLAVNGDDAWGARLMKEFPEARGFRFSDVSDLKLDREHSSFTVQMKGFAPLRLESPLIGKFNVFNVLSAVTALRGEVEDEAIVRGLKEMPQVPGRLEKHGMSNGATCIIDFAHTPEALRNVLSAVRDFSPHRVISIFGHGGGRYESNRPELGKIAASLADLIIVTMDNPRNEDPAAIAESIVEGILEQGGGTRYRVILDRKEAILTGLSIAGSGDVLVVSGKGPEKFLTIRGERIPFNDAETVEEWERLARG, via the coding sequence ATGAAATTTTCGGCACTGACTGCAGCCCTGAGGCAGAAAAAATTTGATTTTTCCGTAAGCAATCCCGGAGGCCTGGATCCTCTTGTCAGCCATGTTTTCGTGGACAGCCGCAGGGTGACGCCCGGCTCAATTTTCTGCTGTATTCGGGGTGAGAAGTACGACGGACACGACTATATCCCCGTGGCTGCAGAGGCCGGAGCGGGCGCTCTCGTCTGCGAATCTCCGGTGGAAACGGAGCTTCCCGCCATCCTTGTAAAATCCACCCGGGAAATCATGGGAGAACTGGCGGCCGAAGTCTACGGACGACCCGCGGAAAAACTGCTGATGGCGGGGGTGACGGGCACCAACGGCAAGACCACCACCACCTACGTTCTGCGCAGTATTCTTCAGGCGGCGGGGATCAGAACCGGACTTCTGGGGACGGTGGTGGAAAGCGACGGCGTTCATGAGCGGGATGCGGAAAGAACCACTCCGGAAAGCTGCGATATTCAGCGGTTGCTGGCCTCCATGGTCAAAAACGGCTGCGGCGCCTGCGTGATGGAAACCTCTTCTCACGGCCTGATGATCGGGCGTCTGTACGGCTGCAGTTTCGACGTTTGCATTCTCACCAATCTCAATCCCGAACATTTGGATTTTCATAAAAATATGGAAAATTATTTCCAAGCCAAACGCCTTCTGTTTACCCGGTACGCGAAAAAGAAAGCGGTTCTGGCGGTCAACGGGGACGACGCCTGGGGGGCGCGTCTGATGAAGGAGTTTCCGGAGGCGAGGGGGTTTCGTTTCTCCGATGTGAGCGATTTGAAGCTCGACAGAGAGCATTCTTCCTTTACGGTTCAAATGAAGGGATTTGCCCCTCTTCGGCTTGAAAGTCCGCTGATTGGAAAATTCAACGTCTTCAACGTGCTGTCGGCGGTGACGGCCCTGAGAGGCGAAGTGGAGGACGAGGCGATCGTCAGGGGGCTGAAGGAGATGCCTCAGGTGCCCGGGCGTCTGGAAAAACACGGAATGTCCAACGGAGCCACCTGCATTATCGACTTCGCCCATACCCCCGAGGCGCTTCGCAACGTGCTGTCGGCGGTACGGGACTTTTCTCCTCATCGGGTGATTTCCATTTTTGGACACGGAGGGGGACGTTACGAGTCCAATCGCCCCGAGCTGGGAAAGATCGCTGCGTCTTTGGCGGACCTGATCATCGTGACCATGGACAACCCCCGCAACGAGGATCCGGCGGCGATTGCGGAAAGCATCGTGGAGGGCATCCTGGAGCAGGGCGGGGGAACCCGCTACAGGGTCATTCTGGACCGAAAGGAAGCGATTTTGACCGGACTCAGCATAGCGGGTTCGGGGGATGTGCTGGTTGTTTCCGGAAAAGGACCGGAGAAATTTCTGACGATTCGGGGAGAGAGAATCCCGTTCAACGACGCGGAAACGGTGGAAGAATGGGAAAGGCTGGCCCGCGGATAA
- the rsmH gene encoding 16S rRNA (cytosine(1402)-N(4))-methyltransferase RsmH codes for MAFEHTPVLLAEVIEQLRPVFSGQRAAGAKRIVDCTLGLGGYSEEFLTVFPEAEVFGLDRDRAAMESARRRLEKYGERFRAIHTNFGDMETVLREFAPVDALVFDLGVSGMQLTEGERGFSFQYAGPLDMRMDPDKTDRSAADVLKELDADELERIFRVYGEERYARRFAVKIEEARRRGNPVTTTEALVTLIRGSLPAAVQRKMGAHPARRVFQALRIYVNDELGELREGLAAGAELAGPGAVMAVVSYHSLEDRIVKHTFRTWEKEDKKGIVLTKHPIVPESGETEKNFRARSAKLRTFQFSAERRRT; via the coding sequence ATGGCGTTCGAGCACACGCCGGTGCTTCTGGCAGAGGTGATCGAGCAGCTGCGTCCGGTTTTTTCGGGACAGAGGGCAGCGGGAGCGAAGCGCATTGTGGACTGTACCCTCGGTCTTGGAGGTTACTCCGAAGAATTTCTGACCGTGTTCCCGGAGGCGGAGGTTTTCGGGCTGGATCGGGACAGGGCCGCGATGGAGTCGGCCCGGCGGCGTCTTGAAAAATACGGTGAGCGCTTCAGAGCCATTCACACCAATTTTGGCGATATGGAAACGGTTTTGAGGGAATTTGCCCCGGTGGACGCCCTTGTTTTCGACCTCGGGGTGTCCGGAATGCAGCTGACGGAGGGAGAAAGGGGTTTTTCCTTCCAGTACGCGGGACCTCTGGACATGAGAATGGACCCCGATAAAACGGACCGGAGCGCGGCCGATGTCCTGAAAGAACTGGACGCGGATGAACTTGAGAGAATTTTTCGGGTTTACGGAGAGGAACGCTACGCCCGGCGGTTCGCCGTGAAGATCGAAGAGGCACGAAGGCGGGGAAATCCGGTGACCACCACCGAAGCGTTGGTGACGCTGATTCGCGGCTCTCTTCCGGCGGCAGTGCAGAGAAAAATGGGAGCTCATCCGGCGCGCCGCGTCTTTCAGGCTCTTCGAATTTACGTCAACGACGAACTGGGAGAGCTGAGAGAGGGACTGGCCGCCGGGGCGGAGCTGGCGGGGCCGGGCGCGGTGATGGCGGTGGTTTCTTATCATTCTCTTGAGGATCGGATCGTAAAGCACACCTTCAGAACCTGGGAGAAAGAAGACAAAAAGGGGATCGTTCTGACGAAACATCCAATCGTTCCCGAATCTGGAGAGACGGAGAAGAATTTCAGAGCACGCAGCGCGAAACTTCGAACGTTTCAGTTTTCGGCAGAACGGAGACGGACTTGA
- a CDS encoding phospho-N-acetylmuramoyl-pentapeptide-transferase, producing MGYAVAAGVLSFLLEVLLQDIWIRVQRKRRVTQLQKSYGVGIDVEVKAATPMMGGVVFMVVALAACLVRRDSESLFFWSLPAGCGLIGFMDDRLKFVNRSSEGFSSLRKLAAQTVVALLWSLWAFYRKGLFLWPGLDCPPWAAVSLTVLAVIGMMNAVNITDGLDGLAGGAFMISLVVLGNLAARPGFDFSFFAVLFGMIGGFLLCNVHPALTFMGDTGSHFLGGALVALAIQGGILLGLAAAGFIFGLELLSSALQILAIRKFKKKIFRMAPLHHHFQLMGWDETTVTLRFLVCHALGSAFLAGLIVMASNWLGK from the coding sequence ATGGGATATGCGGTTGCAGCCGGAGTGCTGAGTTTTCTTCTGGAGGTTCTGCTGCAGGATATCTGGATTCGAGTGCAGCGAAAGCGGCGCGTGACCCAGCTTCAAAAGAGCTATGGCGTGGGCATCGACGTGGAGGTCAAGGCGGCCACTCCCATGATGGGAGGCGTCGTCTTCATGGTCGTGGCTCTGGCGGCCTGTCTGGTCAGGCGGGATTCGGAGTCGCTGTTTTTCTGGTCTCTGCCCGCGGGCTGTGGACTCATCGGGTTTATGGACGATCGTCTCAAGTTCGTCAACCGGTCCAGCGAGGGGTTCAGCAGCCTGAGAAAACTCGCAGCTCAGACCGTCGTCGCCCTGCTCTGGAGCCTTTGGGCCTTTTATCGAAAAGGGCTGTTTCTGTGGCCGGGTCTCGACTGCCCTCCCTGGGCAGCCGTTTCTCTGACGGTTTTGGCCGTGATTGGAATGATGAACGCGGTCAACATCACGGACGGATTGGACGGACTGGCGGGAGGGGCGTTTATGATTTCTCTTGTCGTTCTGGGAAATCTGGCGGCCCGGCCGGGGTTCGATTTTTCGTTTTTTGCCGTTCTTTTCGGCATGATAGGGGGATTTTTGCTGTGCAACGTCCACCCTGCGCTGACGTTTATGGGAGACACGGGTTCCCATTTTTTGGGTGGGGCGCTGGTGGCGCTGGCGATTCAGGGAGGTATCCTGCTGGGGCTTGCGGCGGCCGGTTTTATTTTCGGGCTGGAGCTTCTGTCCTCGGCCCTTCAAATTCTGGCCATCAGAAAATTCAAAAAGAAGATTTTCAGAATGGCGCCCCTGCATCACCATTTTCAGCTTATGGGATGGGATGAGACGACGGTGACCCTGCGTTTTTTGGTTTGCCACGCGTTGGGTTCCGCGTTTTTGGCGGGCCTGATCGTGATGGCCTCAAATTGGCTCGGGAAATAA
- a CDS encoding penicillin-binding protein 2, giving the protein MIWKLVQYHCSPDSRIQTQAQQQYWSRVPVKTSRGYVQDLRGNILALSRPVSSFFIDPEFWSPSDAPALKGLVPDSVYEKISGPLTGRFVWLLRRADAHTTQKIQALDLKGVYEIPEKKREYPNGSLLSHVLGFCDIDEKGQAGLELAWDSTLSNSPGYTILVRRSGGQAIEVGGARPAYAGEAGVPGITLTVDSRVQYVVEKHLDEAAREQGAKWGAVICMNPNTGAIISMASWPVFNPNKREELSNGKQIINNAVARAYEPGSTFKPVFMGIALEQGLVRTNEVFNCPVRLKVADGFISEAYAKAMGQISTAELLIKSSNVGMAQIGIRSRPLDMYRTLLDWGFGKVSDVELKGTEKGLLASPGQWSGVVPANIAIGQGLAVTPLQLITAMAAVVNGGRLMSPWLIQEVVDPTGTTAYRGSPRVIREVLTPETSRWLRRVMRDTVLQGTARPANSPVVAIAAKTGTAQVAEKGKYVKGRYVSSFIGFWPAEDPQYLMLIVIGEPSRGKYYGGEIGGPVFRKIVEEMVDLDGFQIPGGGRT; this is encoded by the coding sequence GTGATCTGGAAGCTGGTCCAGTATCACTGTTCTCCGGATTCCCGTATTCAGACGCAGGCTCAGCAGCAGTACTGGAGCCGCGTCCCCGTAAAGACGAGCCGCGGATACGTACAGGATCTCCGCGGCAACATTCTCGCCCTTTCCCGTCCCGTGTCCAGTTTTTTCATCGATCCGGAATTTTGGTCTCCGTCGGATGCCCCGGCGCTGAAGGGATTGGTTCCGGATTCCGTGTACGAGAAAATATCCGGGCCTCTTACGGGGCGTTTCGTATGGCTGCTGCGAAGAGCCGACGCTCACACGACCCAAAAAATTCAGGCCCTCGATCTGAAGGGCGTCTATGAAATTCCGGAAAAAAAGAGAGAGTATCCCAACGGCTCTCTTCTGTCTCACGTTCTCGGATTTTGCGACATTGACGAAAAGGGGCAGGCGGGGCTGGAACTGGCCTGGGATTCCACCCTCAGCAATTCCCCTGGCTATACGATTCTGGTGCGCCGTTCCGGGGGGCAGGCGATAGAAGTGGGAGGAGCCCGGCCCGCGTACGCCGGCGAAGCGGGAGTTCCGGGCATTACCCTGACCGTTGATTCCCGGGTCCAGTACGTGGTGGAGAAACATCTCGACGAGGCTGCGCGGGAGCAGGGCGCGAAATGGGGTGCGGTTATCTGCATGAACCCCAACACGGGGGCGATTATTTCCATGGCGAGCTGGCCTGTATTCAACCCCAACAAACGTGAAGAGCTGAGCAACGGAAAACAGATCATCAACAACGCGGTGGCGCGCGCCTACGAGCCCGGCTCCACCTTCAAGCCGGTTTTTATGGGAATCGCTCTGGAGCAGGGGCTGGTGCGGACGAACGAGGTTTTCAACTGCCCTGTCCGGCTGAAAGTGGCAGACGGCTTCATTTCCGAGGCTTACGCCAAAGCCATGGGCCAAATTTCCACGGCGGAGCTTCTCATAAAATCCTCCAATGTGGGCATGGCGCAGATCGGCATCCGGTCCCGACCGCTGGATATGTATCGGACCCTGCTGGATTGGGGGTTTGGGAAGGTCAGCGACGTGGAGCTGAAGGGAACGGAAAAGGGGCTCCTCGCTTCACCTGGCCAGTGGAGTGGCGTCGTGCCCGCAAATATCGCCATCGGGCAGGGGCTGGCCGTAACGCCGCTGCAGCTCATCACGGCCATGGCGGCCGTGGTCAACGGAGGCAGACTCATGAGCCCCTGGCTGATTCAGGAGGTGGTGGACCCCACCGGAACGACGGCTTACCGGGGAAGTCCCAGGGTTATCCGCGAGGTGCTGACTCCCGAAACATCCCGATGGCTGCGCCGGGTGATGCGGGACACCGTTCTGCAGGGAACGGCCAGGCCGGCCAACAGCCCTGTCGTCGCCATCGCCGCGAAAACGGGGACGGCTCAGGTGGCAGAGAAGGGCAAGTACGTGAAGGGGCGTTACGTGTCGTCCTTTATTGGCTTTTGGCCCGCCGAAGACCCCCAGTATCTCATGCTGATCGTCATCGGCGAACCCTCCAGGGGAAAATATTACGGCGGGGAAATCGGCGGCCCTGTCTTCCGGAAAATCGTTGAGGAAATGGTGGATTTGGACGGTTTTCAAATCCCCGGGGGAGGAAGGACATGA
- the dut gene encoding dUTP diphosphatase: protein MKEVKVAILRDARAKKFPVPEYATPASAGVDLRTVEEVVLLPGERTLVSTGIRIALPVGYEAQIRPRSGLALKHGITLPNSPGTIDADYRGEIQVIVMNLGQDPFTFEPGDRVAQMVIAPVCQVTWDESENLDETERGEGGFGSTGRQ from the coding sequence ATGAAGGAAGTAAAAGTCGCAATTTTGCGCGATGCCCGTGCCAAAAAGTTTCCCGTTCCCGAGTACGCCACTCCCGCGTCGGCTGGGGTCGATCTTCGTACGGTGGAAGAGGTGGTTTTGCTGCCGGGAGAGAGGACTCTCGTCTCCACCGGGATACGAATTGCGCTTCCCGTCGGATATGAGGCTCAGATTCGTCCCCGCAGCGGACTGGCCCTGAAACACGGCATTACCCTGCCCAACAGCCCGGGAACCATCGACGCCGATTATCGGGGTGAAATTCAGGTCATCGTGATGAACCTGGGGCAGGATCCCTTCACCTTCGAGCCGGGGGATCGGGTGGCTCAGATGGTTATCGCTCCGGTGTGTCAGGTGACCTGGGACGAGTCGGAAAACCTGGACGAAACGGAGCGGGGCGAAGGCGGCTTCGGCAGCACAGGCAGACAGTGA
- the murD gene encoding UDP-N-acetylmuramoyl-L-alanine--D-glutamate ligase, translating into MDKEENWSSRSVAVIGAGVSGTALALLASRLGAKVFVSEEKDALSRSALEAFEKEGVAWETGGHSPRIFEADALLLSSGIPPDAPCVKEAERRGIPLIGELDFVVPHIRGQIVGVTGSNGKSTLTALTGHLLKKAGFKTATGGNLGTAMALFTGEKYDFVVLELSSFQLDRAHNLKSSVAVVTNLAPDHIDWHGSYEAYVAAKARILSLQGPEGRGIVQDRDCDALGIRDFGRTVVLNWEEKPAHQTLGQIFMGETAAVVRMDGREEPLFRYGDVTLLGKHNMENVAMSLVAARFCGAAVSGVGDALSDFHPLPHRCELAGKTGGVTWIDDSKGTNVAASITALTSIEGRKVVILGGKGKGEDYRPLAEAVVREADAAIVLGAEKKNIQKALKDAGYTAVREVADMEEAVRTARELARPGMVVLLSPACTSWDMYPNYGKRGEHFCSLVRALQE; encoded by the coding sequence ATGGACAAAGAAGAAAACTGGAGTTCTCGAAGCGTTGCGGTAATAGGAGCGGGAGTCAGCGGCACTGCCCTGGCGCTTCTGGCTTCCCGTCTGGGAGCGAAGGTTTTCGTTTCGGAAGAGAAGGACGCCCTTTCCCGAAGCGCTCTTGAGGCCTTTGAAAAAGAGGGCGTGGCCTGGGAAACGGGAGGTCATTCCCCCCGGATTTTCGAGGCCGATGCCCTGCTGCTCAGTTCTGGTATCCCGCCCGACGCTCCCTGCGTGAAAGAGGCGGAGCGTCGGGGGATTCCTCTGATTGGAGAGCTGGATTTTGTGGTTCCCCATATCCGCGGGCAAATTGTGGGAGTGACGGGCAGCAACGGAAAAAGCACCCTGACGGCTCTTACGGGGCACCTTCTGAAAAAAGCGGGATTTAAAACGGCGACAGGGGGAAATCTGGGTACGGCCATGGCCCTTTTTACGGGAGAGAAATATGATTTCGTGGTTCTGGAACTCAGCAGCTTTCAGCTGGATCGCGCCCATAACCTGAAAAGCTCGGTGGCCGTCGTCACCAATCTGGCGCCTGACCACATCGACTGGCATGGCAGTTATGAAGCCTATGTGGCGGCCAAGGCCCGGATTCTTTCCCTGCAGGGGCCGGAAGGCCGGGGAATCGTTCAGGATCGGGACTGCGACGCCTTGGGAATACGCGATTTTGGAAGAACGGTGGTTCTGAACTGGGAGGAAAAACCGGCCCATCAGACCCTGGGGCAGATTTTCATGGGAGAGACCGCCGCCGTTGTGCGCATGGATGGGCGGGAAGAGCCTCTTTTCCGCTACGGGGATGTGACGCTTTTGGGGAAGCACAACATGGAAAACGTGGCGATGAGCCTGGTGGCGGCTCGATTCTGCGGTGCGGCCGTGTCCGGCGTCGGGGACGCTCTTTCCGATTTTCATCCGCTGCCCCACCGGTGCGAACTGGCCGGAAAAACGGGCGGCGTGACCTGGATCGACGACTCGAAGGGAACCAACGTGGCGGCCTCCATAACGGCCCTCACCTCCATCGAAGGGCGCAAGGTCGTCATTCTGGGAGGAAAGGGAAAAGGCGAGGACTACAGGCCCCTGGCGGAAGCGGTGGTTCGGGAGGCCGACGCCGCCATCGTCCTGGGAGCCGAAAAGAAGAACATTCAAAAGGCTCTGAAAGACGCGGGGTATACCGCAGTGCGGGAGGTCGCCGACATGGAAGAGGCCGTAAGGACGGCAAGGGAGCTGGCCCGGCCCGGAATGGTGGTTCTTCTGTCTCCCGCCTGCACGAGTTGGGACATGTATCCGAATTACGGAAAGAGGGGCGAACATTTCTGCTCGCTCGTCCGCGCCCTGCAGGAATGA
- the rny gene encoding ribonuclease Y, translating to MQSVLFLILGIAAGVGVGYLVFRTIDNSRLSGVKNQIIVMLQEATETAEHLKKERLTEGKDEVFRLRQDAEKDIRERRSELQRAERKIEQKEENLDRKLDRVGHKEEELRHRQEELEQRGAEIEVVLKQQLARLEEIAQMTRQEAQEILLRKTEEEAQYVIGLRLKELEEKAKREADRKARDIVITAVQRCAVEHSSDATVSVVPLPTDDMKGRIIGREGRNIRAFETLTGVDLIVDDTPEAVTLSSFDPVRREIARLSLERLITDGRIHPARIEELIDKATRDVEEQIMEAGEAALLETGIKNMHGELIRTLGQLKFRFSYGQNALSHSLEVAHISGIIAAELGIDEEMARRAGLLHDLGKAVDHQVEGPHAMIGADLAKRFGERPEIISAIASHHDNVEAKNIYDVIVACADAISASRPGARRESLDAYIKRLEKLEELAQAFNGVSKAYAIQAGREVRVLVMPNNTDDGTVHKLAYDIARKIEEEMKYPGQIKVTVSREMRSTEYAK from the coding sequence ATGCAATCCGTTTTATTTTTAATACTGGGAATAGCCGCCGGCGTGGGGGTTGGCTACCTGGTTTTCAGAACTATCGATAATTCCCGTCTTTCAGGGGTAAAAAATCAGATTATCGTCATGCTGCAGGAAGCCACGGAGACCGCCGAACACCTGAAAAAGGAACGCCTCACGGAGGGGAAGGACGAGGTTTTCCGGCTCCGTCAGGACGCGGAAAAGGACATTCGGGAACGCCGCAGCGAGCTTCAGCGGGCGGAGCGCAAGATCGAGCAGAAGGAAGAAAATCTGGACCGCAAACTGGATCGGGTTGGACACAAGGAAGAAGAGCTGCGCCACCGGCAGGAAGAGCTGGAACAGCGTGGAGCGGAAATAGAAGTCGTTCTGAAACAGCAGCTGGCCCGGCTTGAGGAAATAGCGCAAATGACCCGTCAGGAAGCTCAGGAAATCCTGCTTCGAAAAACCGAAGAAGAGGCCCAGTACGTCATTGGGCTGAGGCTGAAGGAGCTGGAAGAAAAAGCGAAGCGCGAAGCCGATCGCAAAGCTCGGGACATCGTCATAACGGCGGTGCAGCGATGCGCCGTGGAGCACTCCTCGGACGCCACGGTAAGCGTGGTTCCTCTTCCCACCGACGACATGAAGGGGCGCATCATCGGCAGAGAGGGACGCAACATCCGCGCCTTCGAGACCCTCACCGGCGTGGACCTCATCGTGGACGACACCCCCGAGGCCGTTACCCTGAGCAGCTTCGACCCCGTACGGCGCGAAATCGCCCGTCTTTCCCTGGAGCGCCTGATCACCGACGGGCGCATTCATCCGGCGCGCATCGAGGAGCTCATCGACAAGGCCACCCGGGACGTGGAGGAACAGATCATGGAGGCGGGGGAAGCCGCCCTTCTGGAGACGGGGATCAAGAACATGCACGGAGAGCTGATTCGCACTCTGGGACAGCTCAAGTTTCGTTTCAGCTACGGGCAGAACGCCCTCTCCCACAGCCTGGAAGTGGCCCACATCTCCGGGATCATCGCCGCCGAACTGGGCATCGACGAAGAAATGGCCCGCCGCGCCGGTTTGCTTCACGACCTGGGCAAAGCCGTGGACCATCAGGTGGAGGGCCCCCACGCCATGATCGGCGCGGACCTGGCGAAACGCTTCGGCGAACGGCCGGAAATCATCAGCGCCATCGCCTCTCACCACGACAACGTGGAGGCGAAAAATATTTACGACGTCATCGTCGCCTGCGCCGACGCCATCAGCGCCTCACGCCCCGGCGCCCGCCGCGAAAGCCTGGACGCCTACATCAAACGACTCGAAAAGCTGGAGGAACTCGCTCAGGCCTTCAACGGCGTCAGCAAGGCCTACGCCATACAGGCCGGACGCGAAGTTCGCGTTCTGGTCATGCCCAACAACACCGACGACGGCACCGTGCACAAGCTGGCTTACGACATCGCCCGAAAAATCGAGGAAGAAATGAAATACCCCGGCCAGATCAAAGTGACCGTCTCCCGGGAGATGCGTTCGACGGAATACGCGAAATAA
- the mraZ gene encoding division/cell wall cluster transcriptional repressor MraZ, with the protein MPLSVTKCNFVGELFMGTYEHRLDSKARLVLPAKIREKLGDVVVAALGLENCISLYSEEEWGRFLEKIKSQPFYSNRDAREFQRIMVGAAEEITVDGTGRILLPGHLRKYAGLTQEVVISGLADHVEIWDRERWVNIWEAGLENLSEIAKGMDGF; encoded by the coding sequence ATGCCATTGAGTGTTACAAAGTGTAATTTTGTGGGAGAGCTGTTTATGGGGACTTACGAACATCGACTGGACAGTAAGGCGCGCCTTGTCCTCCCGGCGAAGATTCGTGAAAAGCTGGGCGATGTTGTCGTGGCGGCTCTTGGACTGGAGAACTGTATTTCTCTTTATTCCGAGGAAGAATGGGGTCGGTTTCTGGAGAAAATCAAAAGTCAGCCTTTTTATTCCAACCGGGATGCCCGGGAATTTCAGCGCATCATGGTGGGAGCCGCGGAGGAAATTACGGTGGACGGGACAGGGAGGATTCTGCTCCCGGGACACCTGCGAAAGTACGCCGGGCTGACTCAGGAAGTGGTCATCAGCGGACTGGCGGACCACGTGGAGATCTGGGACAGGGAGCGCTGGGTGAACATCTGGGAGGCCGGCCTGGAGAACCTTTCCGAAATCGCGAAGGGAATGGACGGTTTTTAA
- a CDS encoding TIGR00282 family metallophosphoesterase has translation MKILFVGDLVGSPGRSALAEALPLLSKRWDGFDFVVVNCENAAAGKGMTEKIMGELFDMGVHGMTSGNHIWDKNIFYPVLASERRVIRPANFAPGCPGTGHALLERNGKKLGLLNLQGRVFMPPIDCPFRTADALLPEFGDIPVLVDFHAEATSEKKALALHLNGRAAAVVGTHTHVQTADEEVLSGGTAVISDVGMTGGHGGIIGVKTESVMPRYLTGMPSKFEVCDEDRRINAVVIEIDSETGRALNIVRINERLPLDETNSGMK, from the coding sequence ATGAAAATACTTTTTGTGGGAGACCTGGTGGGAAGCCCCGGCCGGTCCGCTTTGGCCGAAGCTCTTCCCCTCCTCTCGAAACGATGGGACGGCTTTGATTTTGTGGTCGTCAACTGCGAAAACGCCGCGGCGGGAAAGGGCATGACCGAAAAGATCATGGGAGAGCTTTTCGATATGGGGGTGCACGGAATGACCTCCGGCAACCATATCTGGGACAAAAACATTTTTTATCCCGTCCTCGCCTCGGAGCGCCGGGTGATTCGCCCCGCCAACTTCGCCCCCGGCTGCCCCGGAACGGGACACGCCCTTCTTGAGCGCAACGGGAAAAAGCTGGGACTCCTGAACCTGCAGGGCCGCGTGTTCATGCCCCCCATCGACTGCCCCTTCCGAACGGCGGACGCCCTTCTGCCGGAGTTCGGCGACATCCCCGTCCTGGTGGATTTTCATGCCGAAGCCACGTCGGAAAAGAAAGCCCTTGCGCTTCACCTGAACGGGCGCGCCGCCGCGGTGGTGGGAACCCATACCCACGTGCAGACCGCCGACGAGGAGGTTCTTTCCGGAGGTACGGCCGTCATCTCGGACGTGGGCATGACCGGAGGCCACGGCGGCATCATCGGCGTAAAGACGGAAAGCGTCATGCCCCGTTATCTTACGGGTATGCCCTCAAAATTCGAGGTCTGCGACGAGGACCGGCGAATCAACGCCGTCGTCATCGAAATCGACTCCGAGACCGGTCGGGCCCTGAATATCGTGCGAATCAACGAACGCCTCCCTCTGGATGAAACAAATTCTGGAATGAAATAA